Within Candidatus Eisenbacteria bacterium, the genomic segment CTTCTTCTGGGTCGGCCTTCTCGCCGCTGCGATTCCGGTGGTGATCCACCTTTTGAACCGCCCGCGCGCCCGCGTCGTGGCGTTCTCGACGCTCGAGTTCATCCGCCGTCTGCAGATCAAGCGCTCGAAGCGGATCCGGATCCGCGAGCTTCTC encodes:
- a CDS encoding BatA domain-containing protein, producing the protein MAFLQSIFFWVGLLAAAIPVVIHLLNRPRARVVAFSTLEFIRRLQIKRSKRIRIRELL